One Anolis carolinensis isolate JA03-04 chromosome 4, rAnoCar3.1.pri, whole genome shotgun sequence DNA window includes the following coding sequences:
- the angptl3 gene encoding angiopoietin-related protein 3, translating into MKSVLIFLLIISLVISTRIDEDHGTSFEPVIPEPKSRFAMLQDVQLLANGLLHLGRGLKDFAIKTKGQMDGIFQKLNIFDRSFSEISQQTNEIKEEEEQLRKTTARLQTNNEEIRNASLELNSKMQILSQEKIQLQDKVERLEEKLTELFQTLLEIQEPEEISSLKNVVEQQDNHLQNLLKIVQNQHAQLAKQQEQIQDLKEKSINPTFQDGAQLLLSAKEDETRNIKLNATSEIQYYEGNATDCSGIYNRGERSNGIYSINPRGSKAFNVYCEMKTESSWTVIQNRSNGSQDFNQTWDDYINGFGNLDGEFWLGLHKMYSIVGHADYILRMELEDWRANKRYIEYTLTMGGPETDYAVLLFRIAGNIPYALPEQKELKFLTEDHGNNTERNISCPESESGGWWYSGCEETNLNGKYIWPNSKGRLEKRKRGLYWKPQKGRPYLLKSTKLMIHPTDFENFD; encoded by the exons ATGAAATCAGTCCTGATATTTCTCCTTATAATTTCTTTAGTAATTTCAACTAGAATAGATGAAGACCATGGTACTTCCTTTGAACCAGTAATTCCTGAGCCAAAGTCCAGGTTTGCCATGTTACAGGATGTGCAATTACTAGCCAATGGGCTACTCCACCTCGGGCGTGGTCTTAAAGATTTTGCTATCAAGACCAAGGGCCAAATGGATGGCATCTTCCAGAAGCTTAATATTTTTGATCGGTCGTTCTCTGAGATCTCACAACAAACCAACGAAATtaaggaggaagaggaacaacTAAGAAAAACAACAGCCAGACTACAAACTAACAATGAAGAGATAAGGAATGCATCTCTGGAGCTTAACTCCAAAATGCAAATTCTTTCACAGGAAAAGATTCAACTTCAAGACAAAGTAGAGAGGCTTGAAGAAAAATTAACAGAGTTGTTTCAGACACTGCTTGAAATTCAGGAACCTGAAGAAATTTCATCACTCAAA aatgtggtggagcaGCAGGACAACCACCTCCAAAATCTCCTCAAAATAGTTCAAAACCAACATGCTCAGCTTGCCAAACAGCAAGAACAAATACAGGACTTGAAAGAGAAG AGTATTAACCCTACTTTTCAAGATGGCGCACAGCTACTACTCTCTGCAAAGGAAGATGAAACAAGAAATATTAAACTTAATGCAACATCTGAAATTCAATATTATGAAG GCAATGCTACTGATTGCTCTGGGATTTACAACAGAGGAGAAAGATCTAATGGCATTTATTCTATTAATCCCAGAGGATCCAAAGCATTTAACGTCTACTGTGAGATGAAAACAG AAAGTTCATGGACAGTCATTCAAAACAGATCAAATGGATCACAAGATTTCAATCAAACTTGGGATGACTATATAAATGGATTTGGCAACCTTGATG GAGAATTTTGGCTTGGCCTACATAAGATGTATTCCATTGTAGGCCATGCAGACTACATCCTACGTATGGAGCTAGAAGACTGGAGAGCTAACAAACGATATATTGAGTACACATTAACGATGGGAGGACCAGAGACAGATTACGCTGTTCTTCTATTCAGAATTGCTGGGAATATCCCCTATGCTCTGCCTGAACAAAAAGAGCTGAAGTTCTTGACAGAAGACCATGGCAATAACACAGAGAGAAACATCAGCTGTCCAGAAAGCGAATCAG GTGGTTGGTGGTACAGTGGATGTGAAGAAACTAACCTGAATGGAAAATATATCTGGCCAAACTCAAAAGGCAGActagaaaagaggaagaggggatTGTACTGGAAGCCTCAAAAAGGAAGGCCATACCTTCTCAAGTCAACCAAACTGATGATCCATCCtacagattttgaaaattttgactaA